In Lacerta agilis isolate rLacAgi1 chromosome 8, rLacAgi1.pri, whole genome shotgun sequence, one genomic interval encodes:
- the PSMB2 gene encoding proteasome subunit beta type-2, with translation MEYLIGIQGPDFVLVAADTIAASSVVQMKRDHDKMFKMSEKILLLCVGEAGDTVQFAEYIQKNVQLYKMRNGYELSPTAAANFTRRNLADYLRSRTPYHVNLLLAGFDEQDGPALYYMDYLASLAKAPFAAHGYGAFLTLSILDRYYKPGITREEALEVLKKCLEELQKRFILNLPSFNARFIDKDGIHDVTNIPLLTAEA, from the exons ATGGAGTACCTCATTGGCATTCAAGGGCCCGACTTCGTGCTGGTGGCCGCTGACACCATCGCCGCTTCCAGCGTTGTCCAGATGAAGCGCG ATCATGACAAGATGTTCAAGATGAGTGAGAAAATCTTGCTTTTATGTGTTGGGGAGGCTGGGGACACTGTCCAGTTTGCAGAGTATATCCAGAAAAATGTCCAGCTCTACAAGATGAGGAATG GGTATGAATTGTCTCCGACTGCAGCTGCCAATTTCACACGCCGAAATCTGGCTGACTATCTGCGGAGTAGG ACTCCTTATCATGTCAACCTCCTGCTGGCAGGCTTTGATGAGCAAGATGGGCCTGCCCTTTACTACATGGATTACCTTGCCTCTTTGGCTAAAGCTCCGTTTGCAGCCCACGGTTATGGGGCCTTCCTGACGCTCAGCATCCTTGATCGCTACTATAAACCAG GTATCACCCGTGAAGAAGCATTGGAGGTTCTCAAGAAATGTCTCGAGGAG CTTCAGAAACGCTTCATCCTGAACTTGCCTTCATTCAATGCTCGATTCATCGATAAAGATGGCATCCACGATGTGACTAATATACCACTCTTGACAGCAGAGGCATAA